In Microbulbifer pacificus, the genomic stretch TAGAGCGGGTAGCGCCGGCCTCCTCCGCCCAGCTGCGCGCCTCGCGGAGCGCCTGGGACAGCGGCTCTGCCAGCATGACCATGCCGGGGCCACCGCCATAGGGGCGGTCATCGACAGTGCGATGCCTGTCACTGGTGAAATCCCGTGGATTCCAGCAGCGCACTTCCAGCAATCCATCCTTAACTGCCCGACCACTGATACCGTAGTCGGTCAGCGCGGTAAACATCTCGGGAAAGATACTTACCAGGGCGATGCGCTTCGCCGCCATCAGAACTCGGGGTCCCAATCGACGACAATCTGCCCGGCCTCAAGGTCAACGTTGGTAATGAACTCGCCGGGCAGGTACGGAATAAGGCGCTCACGCCCATCCTCGCCACCGCGCACCACCATCACATCGTTGGCACCGGTTTCCATCAGCCGCACCACTTCACCGAAACGGTATTCGCGGCCTTCAAACTGGCTGATCACCTGCAGGCCCTGCAGCTGGTGCCAGTAGTATTCACCATCTTCCAGCGGCGGCATTTCGCTGCCGGCAACGGCGATATCGCGCTGACAAAAGGTGGCCGCAAGATCGCGGTCATCCACATTCTTGATGTGTACGATCAG encodes the following:
- the rimM gene encoding ribosome maturation factor RimM (Essential for efficient processing of 16S rRNA), whose product is MSVAERSLVNEDLVTVGRITAVYGVRGWVKVHSYTEPMENILQFSGWWLQAPGAGGRDGWQRLDIDDGKRHGKGLIVHIKNVDDRDLAATFCQRDIAVAGSEMPPLEDGEYYWHQLQGLQVISQFEGREYRFGEVVRLMETGANDVMVVRGGEDGRERLIPYLPGEFITNVDLEAGQIVVDWDPEF